One stretch of Candidatus Nitrosotenuis cloacae DNA includes these proteins:
- a CDS encoding response regulator: MKILIADDEPDLLSQYRTILEDRDHQIITTLDGESCVLEYSKAMTQNHENPFDAVVLDYSMPKLNGLQTAKEILGLNPSQRIIFASAYVQETLVDSIKNLKQIVELLQKPFSLQALVDTIEDKNIYEELAKLNVNVQNLMDLNPTHAQIRDYLEALRKIQKAKTF, encoded by the coding sequence ATGAAAATACTAATTGCAGACGATGAGCCTGACTTGCTTTCACAATATAGGACTATTCTTGAAGACCGTGATCACCAAATCATAACAACACTTGATGGTGAGTCCTGCGTTTTGGAATATTCCAAAGCCATGACACAAAATCATGAAAATCCGTTTGATGCTGTTGTATTGGATTACTCAATGCCAAAATTAAACGGACTGCAAACGGCAAAAGAAATCTTGGGCCTAAATCCATCACAGAGAATTATTTTTGCATCAGCATATGTGCAGGAAACATTGGTTGATTCAATCAAAAATCTAAAGCAGATAGTAGAGTTGCTGCAAAAACCGTTCTCACTGCAAGCATTGGTTGACACCATCGAGGACAAAAACATCTATGAAGAGTTGGCCAAGCTAAACGTAAACGTGCAAAACTTGATGGACCTCAATCCAACTCATGCGCAAATTCGTGACTATCTTGAGGCACTGCGCAAGATCCAAAAGGCAAAGACCTTCTAG
- a CDS encoding GTP pyrophosphokinase: MSQPPIHDINWYRENRSIYQELADRVAKILTEILNLNKINYALIQFRAKSIESLQNKTKDPKYASRTLFDLAGIRAVGYVRDDVDKIVKTIKENFDVDDAKSKDKSSELPPDRFGYRAIHLICKIPTQRLALPEYKKFNSLYFEIQIKTILEHAWAEIEHDRNYKYKGLSDDIKRDFYLTAGLLENADNQFDLITKRIDTNIDRITQKTKEGKFAEIEIDPATLKLHLSLKFAGLKSLKPSYGFDGTGKIEVNELSQMGIQNLSQLENIISADFMAIFLFQYEKYDRQTIHNLTSIVFAILIIHFRDKYREVAVKLRDMIPSTFDTYLLEYDFAVNEIRKKISN, translated from the coding sequence TTGTCACAACCACCAATACATGATATAAATTGGTATAGAGAAAATAGATCTATTTATCAAGAACTTGCAGACAGGGTCGCAAAAATCTTGACTGAAATTTTAAATCTAAATAAAATAAACTACGCACTAATCCAATTCAGGGCAAAAAGTATAGAGAGCCTTCAAAACAAGACAAAAGATCCGAAATATGCATCTAGGACCTTGTTTGATTTAGCTGGAATTAGAGCAGTAGGTTATGTTAGAGACGATGTAGATAAGATCGTTAAAACTATAAAAGAAAATTTTGATGTTGACGATGCCAAATCTAAAGACAAATCATCTGAGTTACCACCAGATCGATTTGGTTACAGAGCAATTCACCTTATTTGTAAGATTCCTACGCAAAGATTGGCCTTGCCCGAATACAAAAAATTTAACAGTCTTTACTTCGAAATACAAATTAAAACAATTCTTGAACATGCATGGGCAGAAATTGAACATGATAGAAATTACAAGTACAAAGGACTTTCTGATGATATTAAACGAGATTTTTATCTAACAGCAGGACTGCTAGAAAATGCGGATAATCAGTTTGATCTGATCACAAAAAGAATTGATACAAACATTGATCGGATAACACAAAAAACAAAAGAAGGTAAATTTGCTGAAATCGAAATAGATCCTGCCACATTAAAACTACATCTAAGCCTGAAGTTTGCAGGATTAAAGAGTCTGAAACCATCTTATGGATTTGACGGAACAGGTAAGATCGAAGTTAATGAATTATCACAGATGGGCATTCAGAATTTATCACAACTTGAGAATATCATTTCGGCAGATTTCATGGCAATTTTTCTATTCCAATATGAGAAATATGACCGACAGACTATTCATAACCTAACTTCGATCGTCTTTGCGATTTTAATTATTCATTTTAGAGACAAATATCGTGAAGTCGCTGTAAAACTAAGAGATATGATTCCATCAACTTTCGATACTTATTTACTTGAATATGATTTCGCTGTAAATGAAATTAGGAAAAAAATTTCCAACTAA
- a CDS encoding OBG GTPase family GTP-binding protein — MGIPEKIKAIQDQIHSTQLNKATEHHVGLLKAKIAKLKREQETNQAKKSGISSDGFDVKRSGDATVVFIGLPSVGKSTLLNKLTGSKSAVAAYQFTTLTVVPGMLEYRGARIQVLDLPGIIEGASRGKGLGKRILSVARSADLVILVLDVFQPYHENVLRTELGNIGIRLDQKPPNIVVEKAAIGGVAVAQQVKLTSMSEKLVREILNVYGITSARVVIREDITSEQLVDHLTGDKSYAESLTILNKIDLVDPKFVKEVKTKVKSEVIPISADSGLNIEMVKEKIYEKLDFIRLYMRPKGGETDFKEPLIIRRNSTIEDVCNKLHRSLKKEFRYGLVWGKSVKFGGQRVGLQHVLQDEDVLTIIKTR, encoded by the coding sequence ATGGGAATTCCTGAAAAAATTAAAGCTATTCAAGATCAGATACATTCAACTCAGCTGAACAAGGCAACAGAGCACCACGTCGGTTTACTCAAAGCAAAGATTGCCAAGCTAAAGCGAGAGCAGGAAACCAATCAGGCAAAAAAATCCGGCATCAGCTCCGATGGATTTGATGTAAAAAGATCAGGCGATGCAACCGTTGTGTTTATTGGATTACCCAGTGTTGGAAAATCAACCCTACTTAACAAGCTGACAGGCTCCAAGTCCGCCGTTGCAGCATATCAATTCACAACACTAACGGTAGTGCCTGGCATGTTGGAGTATAGAGGAGCTAGGATCCAAGTCTTGGACTTGCCTGGAATCATCGAAGGTGCATCAAGAGGAAAAGGCCTTGGGAAAAGAATTCTCTCGGTTGCAAGAAGCGCAGACTTGGTAATCTTGGTTTTGGATGTTTTTCAACCATACCATGAAAATGTGCTAAGAACAGAGCTTGGCAATATCGGCATAAGACTGGACCAAAAACCCCCAAACATAGTAGTAGAAAAGGCGGCAATTGGAGGCGTGGCAGTAGCCCAGCAGGTAAAGCTAACCTCAATGTCTGAAAAACTGGTGCGTGAAATACTAAACGTGTATGGCATTACCAGCGCCAGGGTAGTAATACGCGAAGATATTACCTCAGAGCAGCTAGTGGATCATCTAACAGGTGATAAAAGCTATGCAGAATCGCTTACCATCCTAAACAAGATAGATCTGGTAGATCCAAAGTTTGTCAAAGAGGTAAAGACCAAGGTAAAATCCGAGGTCATACCAATATCTGCAGACTCGGGACTCAACATAGAGATGGTTAAGGAAAAAATCTACGAAAAACTTGACTTTATTCGATTATACATGAGACCAAAAGGCGGCGAGACAGATTTCAAAGAACCATTAATCATTAGACGAAACTCTACAATTGAAGATGTCTGCAACAAATTGCATCGAAGCTTGAAAAAAGAATTTCGCTATGGCTTGGTTTGGGGAAAGAG
- a CDS encoding response regulator, protein MVKVIVIDDDVDTVEVFCEYLEIKDITVVGRGYNGKTAVELYEKYRPDIALLDVMMPEYDGFFGLENIKNINPDAKIIMVTADLTFDTEKKLKDLNASAVIYKPYEIDSVIDTIHKVYKQTLTVTQ, encoded by the coding sequence ATGGTCAAAGTAATAGTGATTGATGACGACGTAGATACAGTAGAGGTATTTTGCGAATATTTGGAAATCAAGGACATCACAGTTGTGGGTCGTGGCTATAATGGCAAGACTGCTGTAGAGTTGTATGAAAAATACCGCCCCGATATTGCACTGCTTGATGTGATGATGCCAGAATATGATGGGTTTTTCGGACTGGAAAATATCAAAAACATCAATCCAGATGCCAAAATAATCATGGTGACTGCAGACCTTACCTTTGATACAGAGAAAAAGCTAAAGGACCTTAACGCATCGGCAGTAATCTACAAGCCATATGAAATCGATAGCGTAATTGATACAATCCACAAAGTCTACAAGCAAACCCTCACAGTAACGCAATAA
- a CDS encoding arginine--tRNA ligase, whose protein sequence is MSFRVLLDEIKKNLLVILQEQKISDLAFSLEPAKEGFGDVSCNVAFLAAKSLKKRPNEIAQIITSSYEKFLGGLVFRVEAHPSGYVNFYADSGKLAEIVIRQSQQDDYGSINVGDGSKITLEHTSVNPNKALHIGHVRNVVVGDSMVRILRKAGYFVQTLNYIDDSGLQVADILLGFTHLGFSQEPPVGQKFDHYCGDEVYVKTTEKYQSSPELQEIRNKILKEIEEGNSETAKFASKITTRVLSEQLKTCWRLGASYDCLNFESEIVRSKLWPQIFDKLKQMNLIKFESDGKNKDCWVIIADGEEDKVLVRSNGTATYIAKDIPYATWKLGLVDDPFYYKEYAMQPNNKVLHQTTLEPNNSPKRNYSSDRVITVIDSRQARLQNIITTLMQKFEAGKKEYIHLSYESVTLSSDTANSLGLETGGKSAQMSGRKGLYVNADKILDTLEQKTLDETKKRNPELSEQVLHQIAQNVAVATLRYEMIKQDLDKIITFDTTKSLSLEGDTAPYIQYAYARASRIIEKSNTTPNFDARYDLLTDQHEFNLVKAIGRLDLAVQDAANNLSPKVIAKYCYSLAVSFNAFYEHVRVLDATSDLLNARICLVYAFQSCLQKALALVGIGTPSRM, encoded by the coding sequence ATGAGCTTTAGAGTTTTACTAGATGAAATCAAAAAGAATCTGCTTGTAATATTACAAGAGCAAAAGATCTCTGATCTTGCATTTTCACTAGAGCCTGCAAAGGAGGGCTTTGGGGATGTCTCGTGCAATGTTGCGTTTTTGGCAGCAAAATCGCTAAAGAAAAGACCAAACGAGATAGCGCAAATAATCACATCATCGTATGAAAAATTTCTCGGCGGACTGGTCTTCAGAGTCGAGGCGCATCCATCAGGCTATGTGAATTTTTACGCAGACTCTGGCAAGCTGGCAGAAATTGTAATCAGACAATCCCAACAAGATGATTATGGCTCTATCAATGTTGGTGATGGCTCAAAAATAACACTAGAGCATACAAGTGTTAATCCGAACAAGGCACTGCACATCGGCCATGTCAGAAACGTGGTGGTTGGCGACTCGATGGTTAGGATACTGCGCAAGGCAGGCTATTTTGTTCAGACCTTAAACTACATCGATGACTCTGGCTTGCAGGTGGCAGACATTTTGCTTGGCTTTACTCATCTTGGATTCTCGCAAGAGCCACCAGTGGGACAGAAATTTGATCATTATTGCGGAGACGAAGTCTATGTCAAGACTACCGAAAAATATCAAAGCTCACCAGAACTCCAAGAGATTAGAAACAAAATACTAAAAGAAATAGAAGAAGGAAATTCCGAGACTGCCAAATTTGCATCAAAAATTACTACGAGGGTTTTGTCTGAGCAGCTAAAGACGTGTTGGAGACTGGGTGCATCGTATGACTGTCTGAATTTCGAGTCCGAAATTGTTCGCTCAAAGTTGTGGCCGCAAATCTTTGATAAACTAAAGCAGATGAATCTGATAAAGTTCGAGTCAGATGGGAAAAACAAGGACTGCTGGGTCATAATTGCAGATGGTGAAGAGGACAAGGTCTTGGTTAGAAGCAATGGGACTGCTACCTATATTGCAAAAGATATTCCATATGCAACATGGAAGTTAGGTTTGGTCGATGATCCATTCTACTACAAAGAATATGCCATGCAGCCAAACAACAAAGTTTTGCACCAAACAACACTGGAGCCAAACAATTCCCCCAAGCGCAACTATTCCTCAGATCGAGTCATTACAGTGATTGATTCACGACAAGCCCGACTCCAAAACATAATCACAACCCTGATGCAAAAGTTTGAAGCAGGCAAAAAAGAATACATTCACCTCAGCTACGAGTCTGTAACGTTATCCTCTGATACTGCAAATTCGCTAGGACTGGAAACTGGCGGAAAATCCGCGCAAATGTCTGGCAGAAAGGGCCTATACGTAAACGCAGACAAGATACTGGACACATTGGAGCAGAAAACCTTGGATGAGACAAAAAAGCGCAATCCCGAACTATCTGAACAAGTCTTGCATCAAATTGCGCAAAATGTGGCCGTTGCCACCCTACGGTATGAGATGATAAAGCAAGACTTGGACAAAATAATAACATTTGATACCACAAAATCTCTCAGCCTTGAGGGCGATACTGCACCATACATCCAATATGCATATGCTAGGGCAAGCAGAATAATAGAAAAATCAAACACGACTCCGAATTTTGATGCCAGATATGATCTGCTAACCGATCAGCACGAGTTTAATCTGGTCAAGGCAATTGGCAGACTAGACTTGGCAGTGCAGGATGCTGCAAATAATCTGTCCCCCAAAGTAATTGCAAAATATTGCTATTCACTGGCGGTATCGTTTAATGCGTTTTATGAACATGTCCGGGTTTTGGATGCTACGTCAGACTTGCTCAATGCAAGAATCTGTCTTGTATATGCATTCCAGTCCTGTCTACAAAAAGCATTGGCACTAGTTGGTATAGGCACCCCATCTAGGATGTAG
- a CDS encoding NAD(P)H-hydrate dehydratase → MVAQKLTPILVRKFILGRKQDSRKGQNGKVLVVGGSYMYHGAPVLASLAALRVGTDLVYTAVPKINASATRAISPNLIVIPMVDAKLTRGSANKLLGQVQSGLDSATIGMGLAIADEEGLKNLVKSLLDQDVRLSLDASALIGAILPIISGKNVVLTPHAGEFQRLFGVLPSNKIKERITLVERFAKEHQTTILLKGATDVISNGNQTYINPKNLASMTVGGTGDVLSGLVAGLLSKNRNAIESATAASYVNGMAGKLAQRNHGFHIVATDLIDNISSAMKPFDKVIK, encoded by the coding sequence ATAGTGGCCCAAAAACTAACTCCCATTCTAGTAAGAAAATTCATCCTAGGCAGAAAACAAGACTCTCGCAAGGGACAAAACGGCAAGGTCCTAGTTGTTGGCGGAAGCTACATGTATCATGGAGCACCAGTCTTGGCATCACTTGCCGCATTGCGGGTGGGAACTGATCTGGTGTATACGGCAGTTCCAAAGATCAACGCATCTGCCACTCGTGCAATTTCTCCTAATTTGATAGTCATACCAATGGTTGATGCCAAGCTTACACGTGGCTCTGCAAACAAGCTGTTAGGTCAGGTCCAGTCCGGACTGGATTCTGCAACAATAGGAATGGGACTTGCTATTGCAGATGAAGAAGGCCTCAAAAACCTGGTAAAGTCATTGCTTGACCAAGATGTCAGATTATCACTTGATGCAAGCGCATTGATTGGCGCTATTTTACCGATTATTTCCGGCAAAAACGTGGTGTTAACACCACATGCAGGCGAATTTCAAAGACTGTTTGGGGTCTTGCCATCAAACAAAATCAAAGAGAGAATTACACTGGTGGAAAGATTTGCCAAGGAACATCAAACCACCATACTTCTCAAGGGTGCCACAGATGTGATATCAAATGGCAATCAAACCTACATCAACCCAAAGAATCTTGCATCAATGACTGTTGGCGGAACCGGCGATGTTTTGTCTGGTTTGGTGGCTGGATTGTTATCAAAAAACAGAAACGCAATAGAATCAGCAACCGCGGCATCATATGTCAATGGCATGGCAGGAAAACTAGCACAAAGAAATCACGGCTTTCATATTGTGGCAACTGATCTGATTGATAACATTTCATCTGCTATGAAGCCATTTGATAAAGTGATTAAATGA
- a CDS encoding M20/M25/M40 family metallo-hydrolase: MKKILQHIDHTMPSLVSDLQTLIRQPSVSAKNEGIEQCARLVANMLKKSGIKSEILRLRGVAPLVYGEIKSKKNPNKAILFYNHYDVQPAEPFDLWDDPPFSGVVKGNKIFGRGSTDDKGELITRIKAVEAFLQQTGDVPCNVKFVIEGEEEIGSAHIEQYLKKYQKKFACDGVIWEFGYVDAKNRPIIGLGMKGLLYVELTAKESIRDAHSSLAVIIKNPAWRLVDALKTLRDSSGKILIKDWYKEVTPFSKSDLELLSKEPFDESGFKSEYRISEFVNNKKGIGVKKALAGDPTCNIAGMISGYTLQGAKTVLPSSAMVKIDFRLVPKMDPKKQMARLRSHLKKHGFSDIQIKMYHGEAASRTDPVSPFVENVKAAAKSSFGSYIVNVSNAGTGPMHSFASVLKAPCISIGSTYMFARIHSPNEFARIDLLKKTTKCMCHILDKF, encoded by the coding sequence ATGAAAAAAATACTGCAACACATAGATCACACCATGCCAAGCCTTGTCTCAGATCTTCAAACACTGATCAGACAGCCAAGTGTTTCTGCAAAAAACGAGGGAATTGAGCAATGCGCAAGACTAGTTGCAAATATGCTAAAAAAATCTGGAATAAAATCCGAGATTCTGAGGCTAAGGGGAGTAGCCCCGCTAGTCTATGGCGAGATAAAATCAAAGAAAAATCCAAACAAGGCCATTCTGTTTTACAATCATTATGATGTGCAGCCAGCAGAACCTTTTGATCTGTGGGATGATCCACCGTTTAGTGGTGTAGTAAAGGGCAACAAGATCTTTGGTAGGGGCTCTACCGATGACAAGGGAGAACTAATCACCAGAATAAAGGCAGTGGAGGCATTCTTGCAGCAAACAGGAGATGTCCCCTGTAATGTAAAGTTTGTAATTGAAGGGGAAGAGGAGATTGGAAGCGCACACATTGAACAATATCTGAAAAAATACCAGAAAAAATTTGCATGCGATGGCGTGATCTGGGAGTTTGGCTATGTTGATGCAAAAAACAGGCCAATAATCGGTCTTGGCATGAAGGGATTGCTATATGTTGAGCTAACTGCAAAGGAGTCTATCCGCGATGCTCATTCTAGTCTGGCAGTGATAATCAAAAACCCAGCATGGAGACTAGTTGATGCGCTAAAGACACTGCGGGATTCTTCTGGCAAGATTCTGATAAAAGACTGGTACAAAGAAGTAACGCCATTTAGCAAATCTGATCTGGAACTATTATCAAAGGAACCATTTGATGAATCCGGATTCAAGTCTGAATACAGAATATCGGAATTTGTAAATAACAAAAAAGGAATTGGAGTCAAAAAAGCACTTGCAGGTGATCCTACATGTAATATTGCTGGCATGATCTCTGGCTATACCTTACAAGGCGCAAAGACCGTATTGCCATCATCAGCAATGGTCAAAATCGATTTCAGGTTGGTTCCAAAGATGGACCCAAAAAAACAGATGGCACGACTAAGATCACACCTAAAAAAACACGGTTTTTCAGACATTCAAATCAAGATGTATCATGGTGAGGCAGCATCTCGAACTGATCCTGTCAGCCCATTTGTGGAAAATGTCAAAGCAGCAGCAAAATCCTCCTTTGGCAGCTATATCGTAAATGTATCAAATGCCGGAACCGGACCGATGCACTCCTTTGCAAGTGTGCTCAAGGCACCCTGCATTTCCATTGGATCGACTTACATGTTTGCTAGGATTCATTCGCCAAATGAATTTGCAAGAATCGATCTGCTCAAAAAAACCACAAAGTGTATGTGTCATATTCTGGATAAATTCTGA
- a CDS encoding tRNA (adenine-N1)-methyltransferase yields MMKIKNNSYVLFFYNDSKKWLNKIDRKQSLHTHVGVIKHKDAIGKEYGSRLRTNKDKYVYLLEPTVHDFVMRSQHGTQIVYPKDLGYIAARAGVQSGQKIVEIGTGSGALTTFLASIVKPRGHVYTFDVAPDFMAIAKKNITRAGMLKYITMHEMDLKVAKKMPLSEMDMAVVDLGDPWTVVPQVRKMLKGSGAFIAICPTMNQLEKLTTALVENEFTDIECSEHILRTIEAREGKTRHSFYGIGHTTYVAFARKAFYDRKSKKETPEEKPESD; encoded by the coding sequence ATCATGAAGATAAAAAACAATTCTTACGTTCTGTTTTTCTATAATGACTCTAAAAAATGGCTAAACAAAATAGACAGAAAGCAATCACTACACACTCATGTTGGTGTGATAAAACACAAGGACGCCATAGGAAAGGAGTATGGCTCTAGGTTGCGCACTAACAAGGACAAGTATGTCTATCTTTTGGAGCCCACTGTCCATGACTTTGTAATGAGGAGCCAACATGGAACGCAGATTGTCTATCCAAAGGACTTGGGATACATTGCAGCACGCGCTGGAGTCCAGTCAGGACAGAAAATAGTCGAAATCGGAACCGGAAGCGGTGCTCTGACTACATTTCTTGCCAGTATTGTAAAGCCACGGGGACACGTCTACACATTTGATGTGGCACCTGACTTTATGGCAATTGCAAAAAAGAACATCACGCGCGCCGGTATGCTAAAGTACATTACAATGCACGAAATGGACCTCAAAGTGGCAAAAAAAATGCCATTATCTGAGATGGACATGGCAGTAGTGGATTTGGGTGATCCGTGGACAGTAGTCCCTCAGGTAAGAAAGATGCTCAAGGGGTCTGGCGCGTTTATTGCAATCTGTCCTACCATGAACCAGCTTGAAAAGCTCACAACTGCTCTAGTTGAGAACGAGTTTACCGATATCGAGTGCTCTGAGCACATTCTAAGAACAATAGAAGCTCGGGAGGGCAAGACAAGACACTCTTTCTATGGTATTGGCCACACGACATACGTTGCCTTTGCAAGAAAGGCCTTCTATGATAGAAAGTCCAAAAAAGAAACTCCTGAGGAAAAGCCAGAATCTGACTAG
- a CDS encoding phosphoglycolate phosphatase produces the protein MRRKTFAVDIDGTITENGGGRIHLGALNSLRHMKRLGHNVILVSGRSSIEAYLLGVFGGLDTIGVGENGGCITYGSNDHTLLGNKQQCVEALGIIRTKIQNVTEKPVFPRMTEVVLERTFDISDAQKIIQSTSLDVVLADSQYAIHINSAGIDKTTGFKEVMKKMDIKPEDVIAIGDSETDVPLFKLAKYSIAVGNAFDDVKSHASMVVSAHAGDGVIEALDKLAPTLSEL, from the coding sequence ATGAGGCGCAAGACCTTTGCCGTTGACATTGATGGCACCATAACAGAAAATGGTGGAGGAAGAATCCATTTGGGCGCACTCAATTCTTTGCGTCACATGAAAAGATTGGGACACAATGTGATTTTGGTTTCTGGAAGATCATCAATTGAAGCTTACCTGCTTGGGGTTTTTGGCGGACTGGATACAATAGGTGTTGGGGAAAACGGCGGATGCATCACATATGGGTCCAATGATCACACCTTGCTTGGCAACAAGCAACAATGTGTAGAAGCACTGGGAATAATTCGCACAAAAATCCAAAATGTCACAGAAAAGCCAGTCTTTCCACGAATGACTGAGGTTGTTTTGGAGAGAACATTTGACATATCGGACGCACAAAAAATAATCCAAAGCACATCACTTGATGTTGTGTTGGCAGACAGCCAATATGCAATCCACATAAACTCTGCTGGCATAGACAAGACAACTGGATTCAAAGAGGTAATGAAAAAGATGGACATCAAACCAGAGGATGTAATTGCGATTGGGGACAGTGAAACAGATGTTCCGCTATTCAAGCTGGCAAAATACAGCATTGCAGTGGGCAATGCATTTGATGATGTAAAATCACACGCAAGCATGGTGGTTTCAGCTCATGCCGGCGATGGCGTAATTGAGGCACTAGACAAATTAGCCCCAACCTTATCGGAACTATAG
- a CDS encoding proteasome subunit beta: MSMYMPGATAVGITFDGGVVFASEKRIAYGNFLVSKTTKKTFTLTDKVGTSVAGLVADMQILVLQIKALAKIRKMELKRDVPQNSIAKMMSNMMYERRFFPLLTQVIVGGVVGKPTIYTLDPLGSVLPDEYAAVGTGAEMALGVLDHQFKENMSEKDATDLAIKSVKAATMRDSFSGDGIDVLVITKQGAKEFTEKL; the protein is encoded by the coding sequence ATGTCAATGTACATGCCAGGTGCAACCGCGGTCGGAATCACATTTGATGGCGGTGTAGTGTTTGCAAGCGAAAAAAGAATCGCGTATGGCAATTTCTTGGTATCAAAGACTACAAAAAAGACATTCACACTAACCGATAAGGTTGGCACAAGCGTTGCAGGCTTGGTTGCAGACATGCAGATTTTGGTTTTACAAATCAAGGCACTGGCAAAAATCCGCAAAATGGAGCTAAAACGCGATGTACCACAGAATTCTATTGCAAAGATGATGTCAAACATGATGTATGAGAGGAGATTCTTTCCACTTTTGACTCAGGTTATTGTGGGTGGTGTGGTTGGCAAGCCAACAATCTATACCTTGGACCCATTGGGCTCTGTTTTACCTGATGAATATGCTGCAGTTGGAACCGGTGCAGAAATGGCACTGGGTGTTTTAGATCATCAATTCAAAGAAAACATGTCAGAAAAAGACGCAACTGATCTTGCAATAAAGTCAGTCAAGGCAGCAACCATGAGGGATTCATTTTCTGGTGATGGAATTGATGTTCTTGTTATAACAAAGCAAGGTGCAAAAGAGTTTACAGAAAAATTATAA